From Vibrio splendidus, a single genomic window includes:
- the accA gene encoding acetyl-CoA carboxylase carboxyl transferase subunit alpha — MSLNFLEFEKPIAELEAKIEALRDVSRHGGDTAVDLDKEIEQLEKKSLELKQKIFSDLGAWQVAQLARHPQRPYTKDYLEHAFTEFEEMAGDRAFADDKAIVGGMARLNGRPVMVIGHQKGRETKEKVIRNFGMPKPEGYRKALRLMETAERFNMPIITFIDTAGAYPGVGAEERGQSEAIAKNLKVMAGLSVPVICNVVGEGGSGGALAIGVGDYVNMLQYSTYSVISPEGCASILWRDSDKAPQAAEAMGLVAPRLKDLELIDEIIPEPLGGAHRDPVQTAQNMKDMLVKQLEELEQFDNEALLERRYQRLMSYGYC, encoded by the coding sequence ATGAGCCTGAACTTTCTAGAATTTGAAAAGCCTATCGCTGAACTTGAAGCAAAAATCGAAGCGCTACGTGACGTTTCACGTCACGGTGGTGACACAGCGGTAGATCTAGACAAAGAAATTGAACAACTAGAGAAAAAAAGCTTAGAGCTTAAACAGAAAATCTTTAGTGACCTAGGTGCATGGCAAGTAGCTCAACTTGCTCGCCACCCGCAACGTCCGTACACCAAAGATTACCTGGAGCATGCCTTCACAGAATTTGAAGAGATGGCGGGCGATCGCGCTTTCGCTGACGACAAAGCAATTGTGGGTGGTATGGCTCGTCTAAATGGTCGTCCTGTTATGGTTATTGGTCACCAGAAAGGTCGTGAGACTAAAGAAAAAGTGATTCGTAACTTTGGTATGCCAAAGCCAGAAGGTTACCGTAAGGCACTTCGCCTAATGGAAACAGCTGAGCGTTTCAACATGCCAATCATTACTTTCATCGACACAGCGGGTGCATACCCAGGTGTTGGTGCTGAAGAACGTGGTCAATCTGAAGCTATCGCAAAGAACCTTAAAGTTATGGCTGGCCTATCTGTGCCAGTTATCTGTAACGTTGTTGGTGAAGGCGGTTCAGGTGGTGCACTAGCGATTGGTGTTGGCGACTACGTGAACATGCTTCAGTACTCTACGTACTCAGTAATCTCTCCAGAAGGTTGTGCTTCAATCTTGTGGCGTGATTCAGATAAAGCACCACAAGCTGCTGAAGCGATGGGCCTAGTTGCTCCTCGTCTGAAAGATCTTGAGCTTATCGATGAAATCATTCCTGAGCCTCTAGGTGGCGCGCACCGCGATCCAGTACAAACGGCTCAGAACATGAAAGACATGCTAGTTAAACAGCTAGAAGAGCTAGAGCAGTTTGATAACGAAGCACTACTTGAGCGTCGTTACCAACGCCTAATGAGCTACGGTTACTGCTGA
- the dnaE gene encoding DNA polymerase III subunit alpha gives MSDPKFVHLRVHSDFSMVDGLSKVPPLVKKVAEMGMPALALTDFTNLCGLVKFYGTAHGCGVKPIIGADFLMQSPDFGDELTKLTVIATNNKGYNNLTLLISKAYLRGHVQHQPVIDKEWLIEHAEGLILLSGAKEGEIGKALLKGNRELVASSVEFYKTHFADRFYLELIRTGRPDEESYLHFALELAEQEDLPVVATNEVVFISEDLFDAHEIRVAIHDGFTMVDPRRPKNYSSQQYLRSEEEMCELFSDIPEALENSVEIAKRCNVTVRLGEYFLPNFPTEGLAIEDFLIKKSEEGLERRLAFLFPDEKVRAERRPEYDERLKIELEVVNNMGFPGYFLIVMEFIQWSKDNDVPVGPGRGSGAGSLVAYALDITDLDPLEYDLLFERFLNPERVSMPDFDIDFCMDKRDQVIDHVAEMYGRDAVSQIITFGTMAAKAVIRDVGRVLGHPFGFVDRISKLVPPDPGMTLEKAFLAEPALPELYDGDEEVRELIDKCRILEGCTRNAGKHAGGVVISPTTITDFAPIYADAEGNFPVTQFDKNDVETAGLVKFDFLGLRTLTIIDWALGLVNPRLKKEGKEPVRIESIPLDDQASFNLLQNSETTAVFQLESRGMKDLIKRLQPDSFEDIIALVALFRPGPLQSGMVDNFIDRKHGREAVSYPDETWQHESLKETLEPTYGIILYQEQVMQIAQILAGYTLGGADMLRRAMGKKKPEEMAKQRGTFKEGAEANGVDGELSMKIFDLVEKFAGYGFNKSHSAAYALVSYQTLWLKTHYPAEFMAAVMTADMDNTEKVIGLVDECFRMKLKLLPPDINSGLYRFNVDEDGAIVYGIGAIKGVGEGPIEAIIEARNKGGYFKDLFDFCARLDLKKVNKRVIEKLILSGALDRLGPHRAAMMASLKDAVKAASQHHHAESFGQSDMFGVLTDAPEEVEHKYTQVPKWPEKVWLEGERETLGLYLTGHPVNAYIKELAKYTSCRLKDATPTRRDQSLTIAGLVIAARVMTTKRGTRIGLMTLDDRSGRMEVMLFSDALDRYAELLEKDKIVVVSGQVSFDDFNGGLKMSAREVMDLGSAREKYARGVSISIDQSQINGQFFERFSQILEPYRAGTVPVNVYYQRADARARLTLGTEWRVTPSDTLLDELKQLLGNSQVELEFN, from the coding sequence ATGTCAGATCCAAAATTTGTTCACCTACGCGTACACAGTGATTTTTCGATGGTGGATGGCCTCTCTAAAGTGCCACCGTTAGTTAAAAAAGTCGCTGAAATGGGTATGCCCGCTCTAGCATTGACCGACTTTACTAACCTATGTGGCTTGGTGAAATTTTACGGTACTGCCCATGGGTGTGGGGTTAAACCTATTATTGGTGCTGACTTCTTGATGCAGTCTCCGGATTTTGGCGATGAATTGACCAAACTCACTGTTATTGCAACGAATAATAAAGGTTACAACAACCTAACATTATTGATTTCAAAAGCTTACCTTCGTGGCCATGTACAACATCAGCCTGTTATTGATAAAGAGTGGCTGATTGAACATGCCGAAGGCCTGATTCTTCTATCGGGAGCAAAAGAGGGTGAGATTGGTAAGGCGCTGCTGAAAGGAAATCGAGAGTTGGTTGCAAGCAGCGTTGAGTTTTACAAAACACATTTCGCAGACCGTTTTTATCTGGAGCTAATTCGTACTGGGCGCCCGGACGAAGAGTCTTATCTGCATTTTGCACTAGAGCTTGCTGAACAAGAAGACCTGCCTGTTGTCGCGACCAACGAAGTGGTTTTCATCTCTGAAGACTTGTTTGACGCCCATGAAATTCGTGTGGCGATTCACGACGGTTTTACAATGGTTGATCCACGTCGACCGAAAAACTACAGCTCACAACAATACTTGCGTAGTGAAGAAGAGATGTGTGAGTTGTTCTCAGACATCCCTGAAGCACTGGAAAACAGTGTCGAGATTGCTAAGCGTTGTAACGTAACTGTTCGACTGGGCGAATACTTCTTACCTAACTTCCCAACGGAAGGTTTGGCGATTGAAGACTTCTTGATTAAAAAATCAGAAGAAGGCCTTGAGCGTCGTTTAGCGTTTCTATTCCCTGATGAGAAAGTTCGAGCTGAACGCAGACCTGAATACGATGAGCGACTTAAGATTGAACTTGAAGTTGTCAACAACATGGGGTTCCCGGGTTACTTCTTGATCGTAATGGAGTTCATCCAGTGGTCAAAAGATAACGACGTACCAGTAGGCCCGGGTCGTGGTTCTGGTGCCGGTTCTTTGGTGGCTTACGCATTGGATATCACCGATCTTGATCCACTTGAATATGACTTGCTGTTCGAACGTTTCTTGAACCCAGAACGTGTATCTATGCCCGATTTCGATATCGACTTCTGCATGGATAAACGCGACCAAGTTATTGATCACGTAGCCGAGATGTACGGTCGTGATGCCGTTTCTCAGATCATCACCTTTGGTACTATGGCGGCAAAAGCGGTAATTCGTGACGTTGGCCGAGTATTGGGCCACCCGTTTGGTTTCGTTGACCGTATTTCTAAGCTGGTTCCACCTGATCCGGGCATGACGCTAGAGAAGGCCTTCCTTGCTGAGCCAGCATTGCCAGAACTCTACGACGGTGATGAAGAAGTACGCGAACTGATTGATAAGTGTCGTATTCTTGAGGGGTGTACGCGAAATGCCGGTAAGCACGCGGGTGGTGTTGTTATCTCACCCACCACGATTACCGACTTTGCACCTATTTATGCCGATGCGGAAGGCAACTTCCCGGTAACGCAATTCGATAAGAATGACGTTGAAACCGCCGGTTTGGTTAAATTCGACTTCTTGGGTCTACGTACCCTGACTATCATCGATTGGGCGTTAGGCCTCGTAAACCCACGCTTGAAGAAAGAGGGTAAAGAGCCGGTTCGTATTGAATCGATCCCTCTAGATGACCAAGCGTCATTTAACCTATTACAAAATTCTGAAACGACGGCGGTATTCCAACTGGAATCACGCGGTATGAAAGATCTGATCAAGCGTCTACAACCCGACTCTTTTGAAGATATCATCGCATTGGTAGCTTTGTTCCGCCCGGGCCCTCTGCAATCAGGCATGGTAGATAACTTTATCGACCGTAAACACGGCCGAGAGGCTGTATCTTACCCTGATGAAACGTGGCAACACGAATCGTTAAAAGAAACACTAGAACCGACTTACGGCATCATCCTTTATCAAGAGCAGGTAATGCAAATCGCTCAGATCCTTGCGGGTTATACGCTTGGTGGAGCCGATATGTTGCGTCGTGCGATGGGTAAGAAAAAGCCTGAAGAGATGGCAAAACAGCGCGGTACCTTTAAAGAAGGTGCCGAAGCCAATGGTGTTGATGGCGAACTGTCCATGAAGATCTTTGACTTGGTAGAGAAGTTTGCGGGCTACGGCTTCAACAAATCTCACTCGGCTGCATACGCACTGGTTTCTTATCAAACGCTGTGGCTGAAAACCCACTACCCAGCGGAGTTTATGGCAGCGGTAATGACCGCAGATATGGATAACACCGAAAAGGTTATTGGCCTTGTCGATGAGTGTTTCCGTATGAAGCTCAAGCTTCTTCCACCCGATATTAACTCTGGTTTATACCGCTTTAATGTCGATGAAGATGGCGCGATTGTTTATGGCATCGGTGCGATTAAAGGGGTGGGTGAAGGCCCAATTGAAGCCATTATTGAAGCGCGTAATAAGGGCGGTTACTTTAAAGACTTGTTCGACTTCTGTGCACGACTCGATCTGAAAAAAGTGAACAAGCGTGTTATCGAAAAGTTGATTCTGTCAGGCGCCTTAGATAGATTAGGTCCTCACCGAGCAGCGATGATGGCCTCATTGAAAGATGCGGTTAAGGCGGCAAGCCAACATCACCACGCTGAGTCGTTTGGTCAATCGGATATGTTTGGCGTGTTGACTGACGCTCCGGAAGAGGTGGAACACAAGTATACCCAAGTACCGAAGTGGCCTGAAAAGGTTTGGCTTGAAGGTGAGCGTGAGACGTTAGGTTTGTATTTAACGGGTCACCCGGTTAATGCGTACATTAAAGAGCTCGCGAAATACACCAGCTGTCGCTTGAAAGATGCGACGCCGACGCGTCGTGATCAGTCTTTAACGATTGCAGGTTTGGTCATTGCTGCTAGGGTAATGACCACGAAGCGCGGAACTCGAATTGGTTTGATGACCCTCGACGACCGATCGGGGCGAATGGAAGTGATGTTGTTCTCGGATGCGCTCGATCGCTACGCTGAATTGCTCGAAAAAGATAAAATAGTGGTCGTTTCTGGACAGGTCAGCTTTGATGATTTCAATGGTGGGCTTAAAATGTCCGCGCGCGAGGTCATGGACTTAGGAAGCGCCCGTGAGAAATATGCTCGTGGGGTGTCGATATCTATCGACCAATCCCAAATTAATGGTCAATTTTTTGAACGCTTTAGTCAAATCTTAGAACCTTATAGAGCCGGAACGGTCCCAGTCAATGTATACTACCAGCGTGCCGACGCTAGAGCGCGGTTAACATTGGGCACAGAATGGCGTGTGACGCCAAGTGATACATTACTAGACGAATTAAAACAGCTGCTTGGAAATAGCCAAGTAGAACTCGAATTTAACTAA
- the rnhB gene encoding ribonuclease HII, producing the protein MAVKEKKELPPFEYPQGYQLFAGVDEVGRGPLVGDVVTAAVILDPNNPIEGLNDSKKLSEKKRLALFPEIKEKALAWSVGRCSPQEIDEWNILQATMVAMQRAIAGLSVQPDMALIDGNRVPELPMDGLAIVKGDLRVAEISAASIIAKVVRDQEMEELDKLHPEFGFAKHKGYPTKAHFEAIEKHGVTEHYRKSFKPVKRILGLD; encoded by the coding sequence ATGGCAGTAAAAGAGAAAAAAGAGCTTCCTCCTTTTGAGTATCCTCAAGGCTACCAGTTATTTGCTGGTGTTGATGAAGTAGGGCGCGGGCCGTTAGTTGGCGATGTTGTTACTGCTGCGGTTATCCTCGATCCTAATAATCCAATCGAAGGTTTGAACGACTCAAAGAAACTGTCTGAGAAGAAGCGTCTGGCTCTATTTCCTGAAATCAAAGAGAAAGCCTTGGCTTGGTCTGTTGGCCGTTGTTCCCCGCAAGAAATTGATGAGTGGAATATTCTGCAAGCGACCATGGTTGCTATGCAGCGAGCGATCGCAGGGCTAAGCGTTCAACCTGATATGGCACTAATCGATGGAAACCGCGTTCCTGAACTGCCGATGGATGGTCTTGCGATTGTAAAAGGGGACTTGCGAGTTGCTGAAATCAGTGCGGCATCTATCATCGCTAAAGTCGTTCGTGACCAAGAGATGGAAGAACTTGATAAACTTCATCCAGAGTTTGGTTTTGCTAAACATAAAGGTTATCCGACCAAAGCGCATTTCGAAGCGATTGAAAAACACGGTGTAACCGAGCATTACCGCAAAAGCTTTAAGCCAGTAAAGCGCATTTTAGGTCTCGACTAA
- the lpxB gene encoding lipid-A-disaccharide synthase — protein MAQQEAATNSSDFVSNEPLRVGIVVGELSGDTLGEGFIKAVKLQYPNAEFVGIGGPKMKALGCESLFEMEELAVMGLVEVLGRLPRLLKVKAELVKYFTQNPPDVFVGIDAPDFNLRLELDLKNAGIKTVHYVSPSVWAWRPKRIFKIDKATDLVLAFLPFEKAFYDKYNVACEFVGHTLADTIPLEPNKKEARELLGLDQDKPWLAVLPGSRGGEMSLIAQPFIETCQRIKQKYPDINFVVALVNEQRKKQFTEIWQSTAPELEFTLVEDTATNVITAADSVLLASGTVALECMLLKRPMVVGYKVNKLTGYIVKKLSITEFVSLPNILAGEEIVKEHILEECHPDFLFPSVDKMLSADNSALIERFTEMHHWIRKDADKQAANAVLKLIDRPCVES, from the coding sequence GCGAGGGTTTTATTAAAGCGGTCAAATTACAATATCCGAATGCTGAATTCGTGGGTATTGGCGGACCAAAAATGAAAGCGCTTGGTTGTGAGTCTCTTTTCGAAATGGAAGAGCTTGCCGTGATGGGGCTTGTAGAAGTGCTTGGTCGTTTACCTCGTTTGTTAAAAGTGAAAGCGGAACTGGTTAAGTATTTCACTCAAAACCCGCCAGATGTCTTCGTTGGTATCGATGCGCCAGACTTCAACCTAAGACTTGAATTGGATCTTAAGAACGCGGGTATTAAGACCGTTCATTATGTCAGCCCTTCAGTATGGGCATGGCGTCCAAAGCGTATCTTTAAAATCGACAAAGCAACCGACTTGGTACTGGCTTTCTTGCCGTTCGAAAAGGCATTCTACGATAAATATAATGTTGCTTGTGAATTTGTTGGCCATACATTGGCAGACACCATTCCACTAGAACCGAATAAAAAAGAAGCTCGCGAGCTTTTAGGTTTAGATCAAGATAAGCCTTGGTTAGCCGTATTACCGGGCAGTCGCGGTGGTGAGATGAGTTTGATTGCTCAACCCTTTATTGAAACTTGCCAGCGTATTAAGCAAAAATACCCTGATATCAATTTTGTTGTTGCGCTCGTTAATGAGCAGCGTAAAAAGCAGTTCACTGAAATTTGGCAATCGACGGCACCTGAACTTGAATTTACGTTGGTAGAAGATACCGCCACCAACGTGATTACCGCTGCTGATTCTGTTCTGTTAGCTTCGGGTACTGTTGCTCTCGAATGCATGTTGCTGAAACGCCCGATGGTCGTTGGCTACAAAGTAAATAAACTGACGGGTTATATTGTTAAGAAATTATCGATTACTGAATTCGTATCGTTGCCGAACATTTTGGCTGGCGAAGAGATTGTGAAAGAGCATATTCTTGAAGAGTGTCACCCAGACTTCTTGTTTCCGTCTGTCGATAAGATGCTATCCGCTGATAACAGCGCATTAATCGAACGCTTTACCGAGATGCATCATTGGATTCGTAAAGACGCGGATAAACAAGCCGCTAATGCGGTATTGAAATTGATAGATCGACCATGTGTTGAGTCATAA